The genomic region TATCGTACTATAGAGATAAAATATTAAATAATTCTAGTTGAGACTAACTATATGAAGTCAAGAAAAATTTCGTATTTAAAGAAGTCATGAAGAAAATAATTTTAAAGACATCTATTACAAAAAAATGCATGACAAACAGAGCAACTCAGTTGCTCTGAAAAAAATAGATTAAATTAGACTTGTGGAACAAATGCAGTATTGTTTTTTAGGAGGTAGTAAATTACCCTAATTAACTTTTTACCGACATGGCATCTGGCAACATTGAAGTGTTTGCCTTCAGAACGCTTTTTGACCATATAATCACTAAAGACTTTATCGCGCATAGCAACAAGTCTAGATGCTTGCATAATAGCCCACCTAAGGTATGTAGAGCCTCTCTTAACCATTGGAGTTTTAGATGCATTGTAAGTCCCAGATTGGTAAGTAGAAGGATCCATACCTGCAAATGCAAGAAGTTTAGCTGGGTTGGAGAAACGATCAATATGACCAATTTCAGCTAATATAATGGCAGCTAGAGTATATCCAATGCCAGGAATAGTAATGAGTGGGGTATTGAGTTCTTGTACGACTAATTTAATTTGATTATCTAATGCATCTATTTCTGTTTGTACAGATTGTATGAGGCGAATAGTTTGTTGTAATTCGAAGGCTGTAGAGCGATTGCTTGACCCAATAGATTTGATAGCAAGCTCTTTTAAAGCAATTGCTTTCTCTTTGCTATATTTACCTTTAGAGGCTGTTCTTATTAGGTTTGTCAACTTTGTCAGATTGCAGTTGTAAATACTATCGGGGGTTGGTAATTCAATTAATAATGCATATTTGGAACTTTGGTGTATAGACCAAAATAAGCTTGGCAATTCAGGAAAAATGATATCTATTAAGCGACTAACTGAAAGTTTAAGTCTAGAACGGTAACTAACCATTCTATGACGGTGTCTTGTTAGTGACTTTAGCTCCTGAATCTGATATGATACTGGTGAATAGGATTTAGATTCATCAGTAAAGAGCATAGTTGCAATGACCTTAGCGTCGGTCTTATCTGTTTTAGTTTTCCTAAGGGTTTGAGCCTTACGGAAAAGATTAGTAGCCAATGGATTTAGGATGGTGACCTGAAAGCCTTTGGAATACAGATAATTTGTGATATTTGTGCTGTAATGACCTGTTGATTCAAGTCCTATTTTTACGTTGTTAATACTCTTGGAGCCAAGAGCAGAAAGGATAGAAGAATATAGGGTATCAAAACCTTCCTTAGAATTAGAAATACGTAAAGAATTAGTATGAATAACACCATCAGAGTCTAAGATACAGCAATCGTGTTTAGCTTTGGCAACATCAATGCCCACAAATAACATAGTAATCAACTCCTTAAATATAGTACGCTATGTTTCCACAAACCCTATGTTAAATGTATCCTTGCTATATATAAAACGTCAAAGCGTTATCTAACTAATTAACAAATGAACATAGAGCTGTGGTTATAGCCTCAAAAGAAACAGTCGGCTGTATAGGGACAGCTGCCGTAGGTGAACAAACTAATCCACAGCGCCTATAAAGATTATATAGAAAATAATCTAGAAAGGAAAATGTATAATGACTTCCCCTATGTTTTCATTATACAAGGTGAAGATATGAAGACTATAGATTGTAAGGAAATAGTGGATGCGGTGAAGAAGTTATGTATACAGATAAATATAAATATGCCTAATGATGTTAAAGAAGCTCTAGTTAATTCTATAAATGATGAGGATTCTATGATTGGAAGAAGGATATTAGAGGATATTTTACTAAATGGACAAATAGCCAGTAGAAAAGAAATTCCAATGTGTCAGGATACGGGAATGATAGTTG from Serpentinicella alkaliphila harbors:
- a CDS encoding IS110 family RNA-guided transposase codes for the protein MLFVGIDVAKAKHDCCILDSDGVIHTNSLRISNSKEGFDTLYSSILSALGSKSINNVKIGLESTGHYSTNITNYLYSKGFQVTILNPLATNLFRKAQTLRKTKTDKTDAKVIATMLFTDESKSYSPVSYQIQELKSLTRHRHRMVSYRSRLKLSVSRLIDIIFPELPSLFWSIHQSSKYALLIELPTPDSIYNCNLTKLTNLIRTASKGKYSKEKAIALKELAIKSIGSSNRSTAFELQQTIRLIQSVQTEIDALDNQIKLVVQELNTPLITIPGIGYTLAAIILAEIGHIDRFSNPAKLLAFAGMDPSTYQSGTYNASKTPMVKRGSTYLRWAIMQASRLVAMRDKVFSDYMVKKRSEGKHFNVARCHVGKKLIRVIYYLLKNNTAFVPQV